Genomic DNA from Selenomonas sp. oral taxon 126:
CAGGGACTCTATGCGGCGTTCATCGGCAAGGACTGCTCGCAGGTCGAGATCAACCCGCTCGTCGTCACCGAGGACGACGATGTCATCGCGCTCGATGCGAAGCTGAACTTCGACGACAGCGCGCTCTTCCGCCACCCCGACATCGCAGAACTCCGCGATGAGACCGAGGAGGATCCAAAGGAGCGCGAGGCTGCTGCTGCGGGGCTGAACTACGTCAACCTCGGCGGCGATGTCGCGTGCATGGTCAATGGCGCAGGACTTGCGATGGCGACCGTCGACATCATCAAGCACTATGGCGGCGAGCCGGCGAACTTCCTCGATGTCGGCGGCGACTCCGAGCCCGAGAAGATCGCAAAGGCGTTCAACATCATGCTCGAGGGCGGCCAGGCAAAGGGCATCTTCGTCAACATCTTCGGCGGCATCAACCGCTGTGACAACATCGCGAACGGCATCATCGAGGCGGCAAAGATCATCTCCACCGATGGGAAGTCCCTCCCTGTTCCCGTCGTCGTGCGCCTCGAGGGCACGAAGGTCGAAGAAGGCCGCGAGATCCTGAAGAACACGCCGATCGCCAACGTCTTCCCCGCGCCCACAATGGAGGGCGGCGCAGAGCAGATCGTCAAACTCGTTGCCGCGGCAAA
This window encodes:
- the sucC gene encoding ADP-forming succinate--CoA ligase subunit beta; this translates as MNIHEYQSKQVLREFGVNVPNGLPAFTVDEAVANAEKLGSPVIVVKAQIHAGGRGKAGGVKIAKNKEEVRAYAQELLGKTLVTHQTGPEGKVVGRLLIEEGSKIKKEFYLSFVVDRQTASIVMMGSEEGGVEIEKVAAETPEKIIKEYIDPVIGLAPFQATRMAYAINIPGPAVRKAAALMQGLYAAFIGKDCSQVEINPLVVTEDDDVIALDAKLNFDDSALFRHPDIAELRDETEEDPKEREAAAAGLNYVNLGGDVACMVNGAGLAMATVDIIKHYGGEPANFLDVGGDSEPEKIAKAFNIMLEGGQAKGIFVNIFGGINRCDNIANGIIEAAKIISTDGKSLPVPVVVRLEGTKVEEGREILKNTPIANVFPAPTMEGGAEQIVKLVAAAKA